From the genome of Papaver somniferum cultivar HN1 chromosome 2, ASM357369v1, whole genome shotgun sequence, one region includes:
- the LOC113352024 gene encoding uncharacterized protein LOC113352024: MYAATKLVGDNDHNHQSHEQMIEIKELLKMLAESQAKLVETQAKQAELQADQEKSQAKLAETQANIQQQIIDILRPSTNDTAGNNNHHTQQQDTANNARQEITHVLNVNNDGEQKDGCRATFVFGKNNHIFEALRDRDLEKAKEYLKKNPEVINEAICEDLSTILHKAVYLNIEITFLKEIVELMKPDILEYKTNFHCGGDNAVHIAAFRGYTQAVVTMVSKNSKLAQIRNDDGYTPLEIALLYVTPGQKAIVEFLYSVTKDVDPSPFSGSDGAKLLWYAIDADFYGR, translated from the exons ATGTACGCTGCTACAAAATTAGTTGGTGATAATGATCATAATCATCAATCTCACGAACAAATGATAGAGATTAAAGAGCTACTTAAGATGTTGGCAGAGTCTCAAGCTAAGCTAGTGGAAACCCAAGCAAAACAAGCAGAATTGCAAGCTGACCAAGAAAAATCTCAAGCTAAATTAGCAGAAACACAAGCAAATATTCAACAACAAATCATAGATATTTTACGTCCAAGCACTAATGATACCGCTGGTAATAATAATCACCATACACAACAACAAG ATACTGCCAACAATGCTAGACAAGAGATCACGCATGTTCTTAACGTTAATAATGATGGTGAGCAGAAGGATGGTTGCCGGGCAACATTTGTTTTTGGAAAAAACAACCACATATTCGAAGCACTAAGGGACCGTGACTTGGAAAAGGCCAAGGAGTATCTTAAGAAAAATCCCGAAGTGATCAATGAGGCCATCTGTGAAGACTTATCTACAATATTGCATAAGGCTGTATATTTGAACATCGAGATAACGTTCTTAAAGGAGATTGTAGAACTTATGAAACCGGACATACTTGAATATAAAACAAACTTTCATTGTGGTGGTGACAATGCAGTTCATATTGCTGCCTTTCGTGGATATACCCAAGCTGTTGTCACTATGGTAAGTAAGAATTCTAAGTTGGCTCAGATACGTAATGACGATGGATATACACCACTAGAAATAGCCCTGCTTTACGTTACACCTGGACAGAAGGCGATAGTTGAGTTCCTTTACTCCGTAACGAAAGACGTGGATCCTAGTCCGTTTTCAGGTAGTGATGGTGCCAAGTTGCTATGGTACGCAATTGATGCTGATTTCTATGGTAGGTAA
- the LOC113353998 gene encoding ankyrin repeat-containing protein NPR4-like, with amino-acid sequence MAIAEKNVEIVNLICDCGDVEFEDKITLLSVMDNNDNTILHHAAKLAPSAKLNMISGVALQIQRELQWFKGVERMLKINYKDKRNKEGYTARSIFTKEHKELVKEGEQWMKDTSGSCMLVAALIATVAFAAAFTVPGGNISDSHSSKNGTPVFLGKTSFTVFAVADSFALFSSITSVLMFLAVYTSRYAEMDFLKSLPQKVIIGLTTLFISMAAILVAFCASIFIVIGDMSPQSLILIGLFGCVPVTLFAWLQLPLFYEMVQSTYWGDHFEKHKYIDPRVEKIITKRKRV; translated from the exons ATGGCTATTGCAGAAAAAAATGTAGAAATAGTAAATTTAATATGTGATTGCGGTGATGTTGAATTTGAAGATAAAATCACTTTGCTTTCTGTGATGGATAATAATGACAACACAATCTTGCATCACGCTGCCAAGTTAGCGCCTTCTGCGAAACTCAATATGATTTCAGGTGTAGCTCTTCAGATACAACGAGAATTGCAGTGGTTTAAG GGAGTAGAACGTATGTTAAAGATTAATTACAAGGACAAGAGAAATAAAGAAGGATATACGGCTCGAAGTATATTTACAAAAGAACACAAAGAATTGGTGAAGGAAGGAGAGCAATGGATGAAGGATACATCTGGATCCTGCATGCTAGTTGCTGCCCTCATTGCTACTGTAGCATTTGCAGCTGCTTTTACCGTTCCTGGAGGTAATATTAGTGACAGTCATAGCTCTAAAAACGGTACTCCAGTTTTCTTGGGAAAGACCTCATTTACCGTGTTCGCTGTAGCAGATTCCTTCGCTCTTTTCTCTTCTATAACATCAGTACTCATGTTCTTAGCTGTATATACTTCGCGATATGCAGAAATGGATTTCCTGAAGTCTTTGCCACAAAAAGTAATTATAGGCCTTACGACTCTTTTCATATCTATGGCGGCAATACTGGTAGCTTTTTGTGCATCAATATTTATCGTGATTGGAGACATGTCCCCTCAGAGTCTAATTCTTATAGGATTGTTTGGTTGTGTCCCTGTGACCTTGTTTGCATGGTTGCAATTGCCACTGTTTTACGAAATGGTCCAGTCCACATATTGGGGTGACCACTTTGAAAAACACAAATACATCGACCCTAGAGTGGAGAAGAtaataacaaaaagaaagagagtaTAG